A genome region from Micromonospora peucetia includes the following:
- a CDS encoding HNH endonuclease: MDAVLVVNADLGPLHRVTVKHAIRMLCRRVAEIHEAEPDRLIGIFPVPRVVRLVRYVVTRWRFSAGPAWSRAGVLRRDGGRCAYCGEPGGTIDHVLPRSRGGRNTWRNTTAACYGCNQRKGDRTPAEAGMPLRREPATPSWASLAGR, encoded by the coding sequence GTGGACGCAGTCCTCGTCGTCAACGCCGACCTCGGCCCGCTGCACCGGGTCACCGTCAAACACGCGATCCGGATGCTCTGCCGGCGGGTCGCCGAGATCCACGAGGCCGAGCCAGACCGGCTGATCGGGATCTTCCCGGTCCCCCGGGTGGTGCGCCTCGTCCGCTACGTGGTGACCCGGTGGCGGTTCAGCGCCGGCCCGGCCTGGTCCCGGGCCGGGGTGCTGCGCCGGGACGGGGGCCGCTGCGCGTACTGCGGGGAGCCGGGCGGCACGATCGACCACGTGCTGCCCCGCTCGCGCGGCGGCCGGAACACCTGGCGGAACACGACCGCCGCCTGCTACGGGTGCAACCAGCGCAAGGGCGACCGGACGCCCGCCGAGGCGGGCATGCCGCTGCGGCGCGAGCCGGCGACCCCGAGCTGGGCGTCGCTGGCCGGGCGGTGA
- a CDS encoding BMP family ABC transporter substrate-binding protein, whose protein sequence is MAGMVAVVLVGWAVWPDEEPEPRQREYRAETACLLTGNQGVVAAEARPVWAGMQEASLTTQVKVQYLEVDGPQTVENAETFLASLVQSRCDVVLTVGGAPVEAVRATAARFPATRFVAFGPAVATHNVSVVEASDRDAVQREARGIVAGLASGKD, encoded by the coding sequence GTGGCCGGCATGGTCGCGGTGGTGCTCGTGGGTTGGGCGGTCTGGCCGGACGAGGAGCCGGAGCCGCGCCAGCGCGAGTACCGGGCCGAGACGGCCTGCCTGTTGACCGGCAACCAGGGCGTCGTGGCGGCCGAGGCGCGCCCAGTGTGGGCCGGCATGCAGGAGGCCTCGCTCACCACCCAGGTCAAGGTGCAGTACCTCGAGGTGGACGGTCCGCAGACGGTTGAGAACGCTGAGACGTTCCTCGCCAGCCTGGTGCAGAGCCGCTGTGATGTTGTTCTCACGGTGGGCGGGGCTCCCGTGGAGGCGGTCCGGGCTACGGCGGCACGATTCCCCGCTACCCGATTTGTTGCTTTTGGCCCGGCCGTCGCGACCCACAACGTGTCCGTTGTGGAGGCATCCGACCGGGATGCGGTGCAGCGGGAGGCGCGAGGGATCGTCGCCGGGCTGGCATCCGGCAAGGACTGA
- a CDS encoding FAD-dependent oxidoreductase produces MALSQVVGRLIGVREHEVDPGGGGAPRVPRQVEVVVVGGGIAGMSTAVVLAERGVTVTVLEAAPTLGGRLGAWPETLTDGTRQMNEHGFHAFFRQYYNWRSILRRADPGLGFLRPVPGYPVLSGQWPTEEFGRLPPAPPMNLLALLLRSPSLRLGDLRGMDRDAALPLLTYDPKRTYAEFDDTTADALLASLRLPDRARAMLFEVFSHSFFNHEAEMSAAEMIAQFHFYLLGNPEGLAFDCPDEDYATAIWEPLTRHVRQHGGRVVTGAAVTALIRDGAGWRVATADGTSYPAGHVVLAVDPPALATLVAASPGLATHAPRLVARMPAFGRPGPPYAVARYWCDGDVSADRAVFSGVSRQPTLDSVTLYHRLENESRRWAERTGGSVVELHAYACEAGVSAGELAERMRVELAALWPEVTGLRVRELRARVAAQAPAFTPGSHAWRPGVRTDADGLYLAGDGIRTDFPSALMERSAATGIIAANHILRAEGGAAEPVRSIRPRGLLAGRR; encoded by the coding sequence ATGGCGCTGTCGCAAGTGGTCGGTCGGCTCATCGGCGTACGCGAGCACGAGGTGGACCCGGGCGGTGGCGGCGCCCCCCGCGTGCCGCGCCAGGTGGAGGTCGTGGTGGTCGGCGGCGGGATCGCCGGTATGTCGACGGCGGTGGTGCTGGCCGAGCGCGGGGTGACGGTGACCGTGCTGGAGGCGGCGCCGACCCTCGGCGGGCGGCTCGGGGCCTGGCCGGAGACGCTCACCGACGGCACCCGGCAGATGAACGAGCACGGCTTCCACGCGTTCTTCCGGCAGTACTACAACTGGCGCTCGATCCTGCGTCGCGCCGACCCGGGGCTCGGCTTCCTGCGGCCGGTTCCGGGCTACCCGGTCCTGAGCGGGCAGTGGCCGACCGAGGAGTTCGGCCGGCTGCCGCCCGCGCCGCCGATGAACCTGCTGGCGCTGCTGCTGCGCAGCCCCAGCCTGCGCCTGGGTGACCTGCGTGGGATGGACCGGGACGCGGCGCTGCCGCTGCTCACGTACGACCCGAAGCGCACCTACGCCGAGTTCGACGACACCACCGCCGACGCACTGCTCGCCTCGCTGCGGCTGCCCGACCGGGCCCGCGCGATGCTCTTCGAGGTCTTCTCGCACTCGTTCTTCAACCACGAGGCGGAGATGTCGGCCGCCGAAATGATCGCGCAGTTCCACTTCTACCTGCTGGGCAATCCGGAGGGGCTGGCCTTCGACTGCCCCGACGAGGACTACGCGACGGCGATCTGGGAGCCGCTGACCCGGCACGTGCGGCAGCACGGCGGCCGGGTGGTCACCGGCGCCGCCGTCACCGCCCTGATCCGCGACGGCGCCGGCTGGCGGGTGGCGACCGCCGACGGCACGTCGTACCCGGCCGGGCACGTGGTGCTCGCCGTCGACCCGCCCGCCCTGGCCACGCTGGTCGCGGCCTCGCCCGGCCTTGCCACCCACGCGCCCCGACTGGTGGCCCGGATGCCCGCGTTCGGCCGGCCCGGTCCGCCGTACGCGGTGGCGCGCTACTGGTGCGACGGGGACGTGTCCGCCGACCGGGCGGTGTTCAGCGGGGTGTCCCGGCAGCCCACCCTGGACTCGGTGACCCTCTATCACCGGCTGGAGAACGAGTCGCGCCGCTGGGCGGAGCGCACCGGCGGCTCGGTCGTGGAGCTGCACGCGTACGCGTGCGAGGCGGGCGTGTCCGCCGGGGAGCTGGCCGAACGGATGCGGGTCGAGCTGGCCGCGCTCTGGCCGGAGGTGACGGGGCTGCGGGTCCGCGAGTTGCGGGCCCGGGTGGCGGCGCAGGCACCGGCGTTCACGCCCGGCAGCCACGCCTGGCGGCCCGGGGTGCGTACCGACGCCGACGGGCTCTACCTGGCCGGCGACGGCATCCGGACGGACTTCCCGAGCGCGCTGATGGAGCGGTCGGCGGCGACCGGGATCATCGCGGCCAACCACATCCTGCGGGCCGAGGGCGGCGCGGCGGAGCCGGTCCGCTCGATCCGCCCCCGGGGCCTGCTCGCCGGACGCAGGTGA
- a CDS encoding MSMEG_6728 family protein, translating into MQTFLPYPDFLASARTLDQRRLGKQRVEAIQVLRGLTWPTYGWRNHPAVKMWAGYEEALTRYGLDVCAVWCEPGRADTCAATMTTDLAAACGLNRVRTQRELAEAGELPPWLGRDDLHLSHRSSLLRKDPGHYGPIFGDDVPPDLEYVWPASDRQRRCPPPPPT; encoded by the coding sequence ATGCAGACGTTCCTGCCGTACCCGGACTTTCTGGCCAGTGCCCGGACGCTGGACCAGCGGCGGCTGGGCAAGCAGCGGGTGGAGGCCATCCAGGTGCTGCGCGGCCTGACCTGGCCCACGTACGGCTGGCGCAACCATCCGGCGGTGAAGATGTGGGCCGGGTACGAGGAGGCCCTCACCCGGTACGGACTGGACGTCTGCGCCGTCTGGTGCGAGCCCGGTCGGGCCGACACCTGCGCGGCCACGATGACCACCGACCTCGCCGCCGCCTGCGGCCTGAACCGGGTCCGCACCCAGCGGGAGCTGGCCGAGGCCGGGGAGCTGCCGCCCTGGCTGGGCCGCGACGACCTGCACCTGAGCCACCGCTCGTCGCTGCTGCGCAAGGACCCCGGGCACTACGGCCCGATCTTCGGCGACGACGTCCCGCCCGACCTGGAGTACGTCTGGCCCGCCTCCGACCGGCAGCGCCGCTGCCCGCCGCCGCCTCCGACGTGA
- a CDS encoding DUF4032 domain-containing protein produces the protein MRITSALVDPALLDLPWSTPLEEWPAQHLVALPQGISRHIVRFVRLGGYVYAVKETGERVAEREYDLLRALERIDFPSVEAVAIVADRQTDEGEPLDPVLITRHLQFSLPYRALFSNTLRPETMGRLLDALAALIVRMHLTGFFWGDCSLSNTLFRRDAGAFAAYLVDAETGALHHALSNGQRGEDLEIARVNIFGEALDLQAAGLLHESIDPEMVCEEVVQRYERLWHEITYEQQVEREARHDIEGRIRRLNELGFDVAEVAMSTIDNGRYLVRPKVVDAGYHTRRLIRLTGLDAEENQARRLLNNLDAYRAESDLTDEQQAAHRWLTEVFEPVVRAVPAHLRRKLEPQELFSQIIEHKWLLSERAGRDVGMGPAVQSFLADVLVHRPDEQAVLGVEVPTAG, from the coding sequence GTGCGGATCACCTCGGCCCTCGTGGACCCGGCGCTGCTCGACCTTCCCTGGTCGACCCCGCTGGAGGAGTGGCCTGCGCAACACCTGGTGGCGCTGCCCCAGGGCATCTCCCGGCACATCGTCCGCTTCGTCCGGCTGGGCGGCTACGTCTACGCGGTCAAGGAGACCGGCGAGCGGGTCGCCGAGCGGGAGTACGACCTGCTGCGCGCCCTGGAGCGGATCGACTTCCCGTCGGTGGAGGCGGTGGCGATCGTCGCCGACCGGCAGACCGACGAAGGCGAACCGCTCGACCCCGTGCTGATCACCCGGCACCTACAGTTCTCGCTGCCCTACCGGGCGCTCTTCTCGAACACCCTGCGCCCGGAGACGATGGGCCGGCTGCTCGACGCGCTCGCGGCCCTGATCGTCCGGATGCACCTGACGGGTTTCTTCTGGGGCGACTGCTCGCTGTCGAACACGCTCTTCCGGCGGGACGCCGGCGCGTTCGCCGCCTACCTCGTGGACGCCGAGACCGGCGCCCTGCACCACGCCCTGTCCAACGGCCAGCGCGGCGAGGACCTGGAGATCGCCCGGGTCAACATCTTCGGCGAGGCGCTCGACCTCCAGGCCGCCGGGCTGCTGCACGAGTCGATCGACCCGGAGATGGTCTGCGAGGAGGTCGTGCAGCGGTACGAGCGGCTGTGGCACGAGATCACCTACGAGCAGCAGGTCGAGCGGGAGGCCCGGCACGACATCGAAGGCCGGATCCGTCGCCTCAACGAGCTGGGCTTCGACGTGGCCGAGGTGGCCATGTCCACGATCGACAACGGGCGCTACCTGGTCCGGCCGAAGGTGGTCGACGCCGGCTACCACACCCGGCGGCTGATCCGCCTGACCGGCCTGGACGCCGAGGAGAACCAGGCCCGCCGACTGCTCAACAACCTCGACGCCTACCGGGCCGAGAGCGACCTGACCGACGAGCAGCAGGCCGCACACCGCTGGCTCACCGAGGTCTTCGAGCCGGTGGTCCGGGCGGTGCCCGCGCACCTGCGCCGCAAGCTGGAGCCCCAGGAGCTCTTCTCGCAGATCATCGAGCACAAGTGGCTGCTCTCCGAGCGGGCCGGCCGGGACGTCGGGATGGGTCCGGCCGTGCAGTCGTTCCTCGCTGACGTGCTGGTGCACCGCCCCGACGAGCAGGCCGTGCTCGGCGTCGAGGTCCCCACCGCCGGCTGA
- a CDS encoding potassium channel protein, with protein MPEPLLDRARRASRRLRVNGDARAAHYVICGRDALAYWVVRALLATELQAGRVRITLVVPERPRSDEPDGRDLQGVEVVRADRLDEVTFRRAGLAGADGLALLHQDDVGNMHAALCAQEVEPRLRLVVRMFNTGLANGVRRIFPDSAVLSDASMAAPAFVAAALGEVAPTHFRHGGRTLYVARRDDVRPTDVVCGVADTRDPQQVRLLPADGSVADLVIAEATGTPPGTELAARRLVRARRRRRPLTVLLRAVRSFATRKIGLAVIVLLAVIGVLGWLNGYASHKGWADSLYLTLVTTLTGQDPDPDKSAAEQVMQVVLNLAGLALIPLITAVVVDGIVNARLALHSGRIQPERSGHVVVVGLGNVGTRVMAQLCDFGVEVVAIDRVPEPRGAALARRLGVPLIVGDAALEETLQSASVGGCQALVVVSTDDETNLQAALNGLAVNSELQVVLRLFDGHFAERIQQAFGIGVSRSVSYLAAPSFAAALLDRAVIATIPVGRHALLVTEVSVAAGSSLDGRPLAAVGPTESVRLLAHARAGQRLDWAPDPRLVIVAGDRLTVVARRAGLNALLREAAPPLPEDPVPPVPRQPEE; from the coding sequence ATGCCGGAGCCCCTGTTGGATCGTGCGCGGCGTGCCAGCCGGCGGCTTCGGGTCAACGGGGACGCGCGGGCGGCGCACTACGTGATCTGTGGCCGCGACGCCCTCGCCTACTGGGTGGTGCGGGCGTTGCTCGCCACCGAGCTCCAGGCCGGTCGCGTCCGGATCACCCTGGTCGTGCCGGAACGACCGCGCTCCGACGAGCCCGACGGGCGGGACCTCCAGGGCGTCGAGGTGGTACGCGCCGACCGGCTGGACGAGGTCACCTTCCGCCGGGCAGGGCTGGCCGGCGCCGACGGGCTGGCCCTGCTGCACCAGGACGACGTCGGCAACATGCACGCCGCGCTCTGCGCGCAGGAGGTCGAGCCCCGGCTGCGCCTGGTGGTGCGGATGTTCAACACCGGTCTCGCCAACGGGGTGCGGCGGATCTTCCCCGACTCGGCGGTGCTCTCCGACGCCTCGATGGCCGCCCCGGCCTTCGTGGCCGCCGCGCTCGGCGAGGTCGCACCCACCCATTTCCGGCACGGCGGACGCACCCTCTACGTGGCCCGCCGCGACGACGTACGCCCCACCGACGTGGTCTGCGGGGTGGCCGACACCCGCGATCCACAGCAGGTCCGGCTGCTGCCCGCCGACGGGTCGGTGGCCGACCTGGTGATCGCCGAGGCGACCGGGACACCGCCCGGGACGGAGTTGGCCGCCCGCCGGCTGGTGCGGGCCCGCCGGCGCCGCCGACCCCTGACGGTGCTGCTGCGCGCGGTACGCAGCTTCGCCACCCGCAAGATCGGCCTCGCGGTGATCGTGCTGCTGGCGGTGATCGGTGTGCTCGGCTGGCTCAACGGCTACGCCTCGCACAAGGGCTGGGCCGACTCGCTCTACCTCACGCTGGTCACCACGCTGACCGGGCAGGATCCGGATCCGGACAAGTCGGCCGCCGAGCAGGTCATGCAGGTGGTGCTCAACCTGGCCGGGCTGGCGCTGATCCCGCTGATCACCGCCGTGGTGGTGGACGGCATAGTCAACGCCCGGCTGGCCCTGCACTCCGGCCGCATCCAGCCCGAGCGCTCCGGGCACGTGGTGGTGGTCGGGCTGGGCAACGTCGGCACCCGGGTGATGGCCCAGCTCTGCGACTTCGGCGTCGAGGTGGTGGCGATCGACAGGGTGCCCGAGCCGCGCGGTGCCGCGCTGGCCCGACGGCTGGGCGTACCGCTGATCGTGGGGGACGCCGCGTTGGAGGAGACCCTCCAGTCCGCGTCCGTGGGTGGCTGCCAGGCGCTGGTGGTGGTCTCCACCGACGACGAGACCAACCTCCAGGCGGCACTCAACGGCCTGGCCGTCAATTCAGAACTCCAGGTGGTGCTGCGCCTCTTCGACGGCCACTTCGCCGAACGCATCCAGCAGGCGTTCGGCATCGGCGTCTCGCGCAGCGTGTCCTACCTCGCCGCGCCGTCGTTCGCCGCCGCGCTGCTGGACCGCGCGGTGATCGCCACCATCCCGGTCGGCCGGCACGCGCTGCTGGTCACCGAGGTCTCCGTCGCCGCCGGATCGTCACTGGACGGACGGCCGCTCGCCGCTGTCGGGCCGACCGAGAGCGTACGCCTGCTGGCGCACGCCCGGGCCGGTCAGCGCCTCGACTGGGCCCCCGATCCGCGCCTGGTGATCGTCGCGGGCGACCGGCTGACGGTGGTGGCCCGCCGGGCCGGCCTGAACGCCCTGCTCCGCGAGGCCGCGCCACCCCTGCCGGAGGACCCGGTCCCGCCCGTGCCCCGGCAACCGGAGGAGTGA
- a CDS encoding APC family permease — MDQLARRLGVRDAVVIGLGSMLGAGVFVVFAPAAAAAGGVGLLAALVLAGFVAFCNATSSARLAARYPESGGTYVYGRERLGPFAGFLAGWGFVVGKTASCAAMALTIGAYLWPGQVRLVAVGAVLAVTAVNLRGIGRTATATKVLVGVVLAVLALVAVVGAVGGGVSLDRLGDLDASGRGVLTAAGLLFFAFAGYARIATLGEEVRDPQRTIPRAVPLALGVVLAVYLVLAVVTVGVLGADRLAGSAAPLADVVTAAGLPGLAWLVRAGATVAVTGVLLSLLAGVGRTTLAMARRRDLPGALAAVHPVHRVPHRAELAVAAVVMLIVLLGDIRDAIGFSSCTVLVYYAITNAAALTLGRDPGRRLPVRALAALGLVGCLLLAVNLPLSSVLAGFAVLAVGAAWYALRPDMSSA; from the coding sequence GTGGACCAACTGGCGCGCCGGCTGGGCGTACGAGATGCGGTGGTCATCGGTCTGGGGTCGATGCTCGGCGCGGGCGTCTTCGTCGTCTTCGCGCCCGCTGCGGCGGCGGCCGGCGGGGTCGGGTTGCTGGCGGCGCTCGTGCTGGCCGGTTTCGTCGCCTTCTGCAACGCGACCAGCTCGGCCCGGCTGGCCGCCCGCTACCCCGAGTCCGGCGGCACCTACGTGTACGGGCGGGAGCGGCTCGGCCCGTTCGCCGGTTTCCTGGCCGGCTGGGGATTCGTGGTCGGTAAGACGGCGAGTTGCGCGGCGATGGCGCTGACCATCGGGGCGTACCTCTGGCCGGGGCAGGTCCGGCTCGTGGCGGTCGGCGCGGTGTTGGCGGTGACCGCCGTGAACCTGCGCGGCATCGGCCGGACCGCGACCGCGACGAAGGTGCTGGTCGGCGTGGTGCTCGCGGTGCTGGCCCTGGTCGCGGTGGTCGGTGCGGTCGGCGGCGGCGTCTCGCTCGACCGGCTCGGCGACCTCGACGCTTCCGGGCGGGGCGTGCTCACCGCCGCCGGGCTGCTCTTCTTCGCCTTCGCCGGGTACGCCCGGATCGCCACCCTCGGCGAGGAGGTACGCGACCCGCAGCGGACCATCCCCCGCGCGGTCCCGCTGGCCCTCGGCGTGGTGCTGGCGGTCTACCTGGTGCTCGCCGTGGTGACGGTCGGCGTGCTCGGGGCCGACCGGCTGGCCGGTTCCGCCGCGCCCCTGGCCGACGTGGTGACAGCCGCCGGGCTGCCCGGGCTGGCGTGGCTGGTCCGGGCCGGGGCGACCGTGGCGGTGACTGGGGTCCTGCTCTCCCTGCTCGCCGGGGTGGGGCGCACCACGCTGGCGATGGCCCGCCGCCGCGACCTGCCGGGGGCGCTCGCCGCCGTCCACCCCGTGCACCGGGTGCCGCACCGGGCAGAGCTGGCCGTGGCCGCGGTGGTGATGCTGATCGTGCTGCTGGGCGACATCCGCGACGCGATCGGCTTCTCCAGCTGCACCGTGCTGGTCTACTACGCGATCACCAACGCCGCCGCGCTTACCCTGGGCCGCGATCCGGGCCGGCGGCTGCCGGTGCGGGCGCTGGCCGCGCTGGGGCTGGTCGGCTGCCTGCTGCTCGCGGTCAACCTGCCGCTCTCCAGCGTGCTGGCCGGCTTCGCCGTGCTGGCGGTCGGGGCCGCCTGGTACGCCCTCCGACCGGATATGTCCTCGGCGTGA
- a CDS encoding phosphatase PAP2 family protein — protein MRETTTVRGKAQLRPVRPTGWWFDALLLTALVGLTVALAGERLFGIDRAIADWSEAHRPTAAHWTAVILNYLGQGTPLTLIAVGLGVLLAVRLRSVRPVLPPILAFALSYLTIGPLKVWTARPAPSASIKEPFLPAEQTLPLFQDELPLRFAQSYPSGHVANAILWYGVIALLLAPLLRTFGRTVPPRLVTVIRVVPPIVVLCTTTYLGWHWLTDSVAGLLLGLLLDRLVHRVPWDDLPLPGALRDWNRPFISAP, from the coding sequence ATGCGGGAGACCACGACGGTACGGGGAAAGGCGCAGCTCCGGCCGGTCCGGCCGACCGGCTGGTGGTTCGACGCACTCCTGCTCACCGCCCTGGTCGGGTTGACCGTGGCGCTCGCCGGCGAACGGCTCTTCGGGATCGACCGCGCGATCGCCGACTGGTCGGAGGCGCACCGGCCCACGGCCGCGCACTGGACGGCGGTGATCCTCAACTACCTCGGTCAGGGCACCCCGCTGACGTTGATCGCCGTGGGGCTCGGGGTGCTGCTCGCGGTACGACTGAGATCGGTGCGCCCGGTGCTGCCGCCGATACTCGCCTTCGCCCTCAGCTACCTCACCATCGGCCCGCTCAAGGTGTGGACCGCCCGACCCGCGCCCAGCGCGAGCATCAAGGAACCCTTCCTGCCCGCCGAACAGACCCTCCCGTTGTTCCAGGACGAACTGCCGCTCCGCTTCGCCCAGTCCTACCCCTCCGGCCACGTCGCGAACGCGATCCTCTGGTACGGCGTCATCGCGCTGCTGCTCGCCCCGCTGCTGCGTACGTTCGGCCGGACCGTGCCGCCCCGGCTGGTCACCGTGATCCGGGTGGTGCCGCCGATCGTCGTGCTCTGCACCACCACCTACCTCGGCTGGCACTGGCTGACCGACTCGGTCGCCGGGCTGCTGCTCGGGCTCCTCCTCGACCGGCTGGTGCACCGGGTGCCCTGGGACGACCTGCCGTTGCCGGGGGCGCTGCGGGACTGGAACCGTCCGTTCATCTCCGCCCCCTAG
- a CDS encoding polymorphic toxin-type HINT domain-containing protein: MAYTYNTLSQVTKITYGSNGNTRNFTFDPLRRLKDDELKSSSNGASLAKITYGWDENSNIVSKATTGFAGSATNTYSYDLADRLTSWNNGTSTTVYAYDKSGNRVQNGSKLFTYDQRNRLFAADGVTYTYTARGTLAEAGGNVTRTDAFGQVVSQQAAGGTQTYTYDGLGRAIRPGHSYTGLGNDLAGDASATYVRGPSGDVVGTTAGGSQRMVWTDLHTDVVGQFTATGAALSGSVTYDPLGKVLSTSGLLGQLGYQSEWTDALTSRVNMHARWYNTDTGQFDTRDTASNSPIPDSINANRYQYGDANPLTVTDPTGHWGWGSVKKSFSRAVSSVSSTVRSYASSAYSYTSSYASRAYSYASSAYSSAKATVKKTVKRAKSVVKKKYQQAKRKYSQVKKKIQKKYNQVKRAAKKKIDQGKKWAAKKVAEAKKRAKQAAAKAKQAGKKIAAKAHRAVKKAASQVSDAAKAATKWVKDHKDVLLEVAAIGGAILAGIACTAVTAGAGAIACMVGAGALINLAKDAAQGDIHSVGDALGSLGTGAVSGLIGGAGGAIAAKVGVALAKKAGTGLTGRLATEAAENGIEDGIEQLATTGTYNPRAAAENMVPGLGGLSRKGGGGARSGGASSGGSGGGGGYNPLGLSVGGGQRGCSTHSFDPKTPVLMADGTSRPIEDVNVGDKVLATDPVAGTSEPKQVTQLHRNTDKDLTDLTVRDQDGKVTKVETTWHHPFWNASQRKWDDAKDLKPGTKLLVRGKGAVTVVAVLNKLGAEEMRDLTVADIHTYYVVAGNTPVLVHNCGGYPHDGGIYGQLTPSGSGHQVNHMPQKAATKGYITEYSGPAIRMETKDHREVNSTGSGAAAQKWLTRQRAFVDSGRIDQAMQNDIDDVVSRFPGKYNNSIGEMIAALPRNGQYQRARKVKGSVHVQLALW, from the coding sequence ATGGCCTACACCTACAACACCCTGTCCCAGGTCACGAAGATCACCTACGGGTCGAACGGCAACACCCGCAACTTCACCTTCGACCCCCTGCGGCGGCTCAAGGACGACGAGCTGAAGTCGTCGTCCAACGGGGCGTCGCTGGCGAAGATCACGTACGGCTGGGACGAGAACAGCAACATCGTCTCGAAGGCGACGACCGGCTTCGCCGGCTCGGCGACGAACACCTACAGCTACGACCTGGCCGACCGGCTGACGTCGTGGAACAACGGCACCAGCACCACCGTGTACGCCTACGACAAGTCCGGTAACCGGGTGCAGAACGGCTCCAAGCTGTTCACCTACGACCAGCGGAACCGGCTGTTCGCCGCGGACGGGGTCACCTACACCTACACCGCCCGGGGCACCCTCGCGGAGGCCGGCGGCAACGTCACCCGCACCGACGCGTTCGGGCAGGTGGTGTCGCAGCAGGCCGCGGGTGGCACGCAGACCTACACGTACGACGGTCTGGGCCGCGCGATCCGCCCCGGCCACTCGTACACCGGTCTCGGCAACGACCTGGCCGGCGACGCGAGCGCGACCTACGTGCGGGGGCCGTCCGGCGATGTGGTCGGCACGACTGCGGGTGGCAGCCAGCGGATGGTCTGGACGGACCTGCACACCGACGTGGTCGGGCAGTTCACTGCGACCGGGGCGGCGCTGTCGGGGTCGGTGACCTACGACCCGCTGGGCAAGGTGCTCAGCACCAGCGGCCTGCTCGGCCAGCTCGGCTACCAGTCGGAGTGGACGGACGCGCTGACCAGCCGGGTGAACATGCACGCCCGCTGGTACAACACGGACACCGGTCAGTTCGATACGCGGGACACGGCGAGCAACAGTCCGATCCCGGACTCGATCAACGCCAACCGGTACCAGTACGGCGACGCGAACCCGCTGACAGTGACCGACCCGACCGGGCACTGGGGCTGGGGCAGCGTGAAGAAGTCCTTCTCCCGCGCGGTCAGTTCGGTGTCGTCGACCGTCCGTTCGTACGCCTCGTCGGCTTACTCGTACACCTCGTCGTACGCGTCGCGGGCCTACTCGTACGCCTCGTCGGCCTACAGCTCGGCGAAGGCGACGGTCAAGAAGACCGTCAAGCGGGCCAAGTCGGTGGTCAAGAAGAAATACCAACAGGCGAAACGTAAGTACAGCCAGGTCAAGAAGAAGATCCAGAAGAAGTACAACCAGGTCAAACGGGCGGCCAAGAAGAAGATCGACCAGGGTAAGAAGTGGGCGGCGAAGAAGGTCGCGGAGGCCAAGAAGCGCGCCAAGCAAGCGGCGGCCAAGGCGAAGCAGGCCGGTAAGAAGATCGCGGCGAAGGCACACAGAGCGGTCAAGAAGGCCGCCAGCCAGGTGAGCGACGCGGCGAAGGCAGCGACGAAGTGGGTCAAGGACCACAAGGATGTCCTGCTGGAGGTCGCCGCGATCGGCGGGGCGATCCTCGCCGGCATCGCCTGCACGGCGGTGACCGCCGGTGCTGGGGCGATCGCCTGCATGGTCGGCGCCGGTGCGTTGATCAATCTGGCGAAGGACGCCGCGCAGGGTGACATCCACAGCGTCGGCGACGCGCTGGGCTCCCTCGGGACCGGTGCGGTCTCCGGTCTGATCGGCGGCGCGGGCGGCGCCATCGCCGCCAAGGTCGGCGTCGCGTTGGCCAAGAAGGCCGGCACCGGCCTGACGGGCCGGCTGGCGACCGAGGCGGCCGAGAACGGCATCGAGGACGGGATCGAGCAGCTCGCCACGACGGGTACCTACAACCCGCGGGCGGCTGCGGAGAACATGGTGCCGGGGCTGGGCGGGCTGAGCCGCAAGGGCGGTGGTGGCGCGCGTTCCGGCGGGGCCTCCAGTGGTGGCTCCGGCGGCGGGGGCGGCTACAACCCGCTCGGCCTCTCCGTCGGCGGAGGCCAACGAGGCTGTTCGACGCACAGCTTCGACCCGAAGACCCCGGTGCTGATGGCCGACGGCACCAGCCGGCCGATCGAGGACGTCAACGTCGGTGACAAGGTCCTGGCCACCGACCCGGTCGCCGGCACCTCGGAGCCGAAGCAGGTCACCCAACTGCACCGCAACACCGACAAGGACCTGACCGACCTGACCGTCCGCGACCAGGACGGCAAGGTGACGAAGGTCGAGACCACCTGGCACCACCCGTTCTGGAACGCCTCGCAGCGGAAGTGGGACGACGCCAAGGACCTGAAGCCGGGCACGAAGCTACTGGTCCGCGGAAAGGGCGCGGTCACCGTCGTCGCGGTGCTCAACAAGCTCGGCGCCGAGGAGATGCGCGACCTCACGGTCGCCGACATCCACACGTACTATGTGGTAGCCGGCAACACGCCCGTCCTGGTCCACAACTGTGGAGGATATCCACACGATGGCGGCATATATGGTCAATTGACCCCATCGGGCAGTGGTCATCAGGTAAATCACATGCCGCAGAAGGCCGCCACGAAGGGTTACATTACCGAATACAGCGGTCCAGCTATTCGCATGGAAACGAAAGACCATCGGGAGGTGAACTCGACAGGAAGTGGCGCGGCCGCTCAGAAGTGGCTCACTCGACAGCGAGCGTTCGTTGACTCGGGTCGAATCGATCAGGCAATGCAAAATGATATCGACGACGTGGTCTCCAGGTTCCCTGGGAAATATAACAATTCCATCGGCGAGATGATCGCAGCCTTGCCGAGAAATGGTCAGTATCAGCGTGCGCGTAAAGTCAAAGGCTCCGTCCATGTGCAGCTAGCGCTCTGGTAG